The Linepithema humile isolate Giens D197 chromosome 2, Lhum_UNIL_v1.0, whole genome shotgun sequence genome has a segment encoding these proteins:
- the LOC105679603 gene encoding zinc finger CCCH domain-containing protein 18-like isoform X1: MSDSGSESTSSEGFDGDRNRLAITVEVSSRYSHHSSGSERRKSAASSLSSAGKFPRSPLSGGDSPRSTPMSPKSQRSGIMSPSEEGSPRSIRSLSKSPSLSSPLSPTSPATPPSHSGNNSLDSPRSDRSMSRSPVQDNGSCLSPANDSKSMHFADAESKASDLEADAQRSADNSLKSYSYKNSGSRQSSPKSPRSGPSSVKSLISARSSPKSFKSGPASPMDDQESAAHSPVHSGPRSPEEEKNGSFHELDSEQISDGDIEDDAEPVCKSKPTPVTHSEDLSDVSDLESIDGPEGSTERNAEMEKEQGDKQEITNDGENTEKEGKIAPVGLTEESEQLDFEADGQWKDERDEGETETSLAKESKENAEKDSKDKDKDKAKSKDSGEMNDKEEGEEGEKEESELEEGELSDGDDARPEETEPRPVCRFYNRGQCTWGVSCRFLHPGVTDKGNYTMFDMVRPMAYPPHAAAPHEYRSHIERPNMVRSLSGYAAPTHAPKVEEAPTESAWERGLRHAKEMMRKANKRKESDMDFEEKKMNLSLGQDELDREAGYYVRAASPEPPVERWPQREAPRRVPSSRITPERYIEEPEGYYPPPASSDYYSRRVHYKESREYRERIDYHAIPRGTHSVSPPPPPPPPPPHNRDRERERDRERERERDYYEKYEKKHKRPSREVIVERIPPTKPWREEEPPPAERGRGDEWADPWMRRKSPSAVRRKTSSRRSRRQSYSSGSSYSSTSSSRSSSRSSYSSYDSLSRSRSPSPPSRTRSAGKSKTAVISSPPANPPTVAATAPQRGAMLMNPPAPSPRPPKGSISPTGTLHRRAGLNPPAPSPSQRHHDKAREQKTAMAAAAVAKIIKSRSRSRSSHSSSGSESSGSSSDSSESSYSSSSSELRRRKGSTPPITRKDSKSIDALKLSGAKQQIKLTLKPTSNTTAVKKIDRSALMAGKKRSIESPPMIDSKAQVAAAAAKAAKKASSRREELLKQLKAVEDAIARKRSKV; this comes from the exons ATGTCGGACTCTGGTTCAGAAAGTACATCCTCGGAGGGTTTTGACGGGGATAGGAATCGACTTGCTATCACGGTCGAGGTATCGTCGCGTTACTCCCATCACTCCTCGGGTTCCGAGCGACGGAAGTCCGCGGCGAGTTCCTTGTCCTCCGCCGGAAAATTTCCCAGATCACCGCTGTCGGGCGGGGACTCGCCGAGATCGACTCCGATGTCGCCCAAGTCGCAACGATCCGGAATAATGTCTCCCAGTGAAGAGGGCTCGCCGAGGTCGATCCGTAGTTTATCGAAATCCCCGTCGTTGTCGTCCCCTCTCTCGCCGACGTCTCCAGCCACGCCGCCGAGTCATTCGGGGAACAATTCTCTCGATTCGCCGCGATCGGATCGCAGCATGTCACGATCGCCTGTACAGGACAACGGATCGTGCCTCTCGCCCGCGAACGACTCGAAATCGATGCACTTCGCCGACGCCGAGTCGAAAGCGTCCGATTTGGAAGCGGACGCGCAGAGATCTGCCGATAATTCGTTAAAATCGTACTCGTACAAAAACAGCGGATCCAGACAAAGTTCGCCCAAGTCGCCCAGATCGGGCCCGAGTTCCGTCAAGTCTCTCATATCGGCGAGGAGTTCGCCGAAGTCGTTCAAATCCGGTCCGGCGTCTCCCATGGACGATCAAGAATCGGCGGCGCACTCGCCGGTGCATTCAGGCCCGCGCTCTCCCGAGGAAGAGAAGAACGGTTCCTTTCACGAATTGGACAGCGAGCAAATTTCAGACGGCGATATCGAGGATGATGCTGAGCCGGTGTGCAAATCGAAACCCACTCCTGTCACCCACAGCGAGGATCTGTCAGATGTTTCGGATCTCGAAAGCATCGACGGTCCCGAGGGCTCCACCGAACGAAATGCGGAGATGGAAAAGGAGCAGGGCGACAAGCAAGAAATCACGAACGACGGTGAAAATACGGAGAAGGAAGGCAAAATTGCGCCAGTCGGCTTGACGGAGGAAAGTGAACAATTGGACTTTGAAGCGGATGGTCAATGGAAGGATGAACGCGATGAAG gtGAAACTGAAACGTCACTCGCGAAAGAAAGTAAGGAGAATGCGGAGAAAGATAGTAAGGATAAAGACAAGGACAAAGCAAAATCAAAAGATTCCGGAGAGATGAATGACAAGGAAGAAGGGGAAGAGGGGGAGAAAGAGGAATCAGAATTGGAAGAAGGAGAACTTAGTGACGGCGACGACGCGCGGCCGGAAGAAACTGAGCCGAGACCTGTGTGTCGCTTTTATAATCGCGGACAGTGCACGTGGGGTGTTAGCTGTAGATTTCTGCATCCGGGAGTGACGGACAAAGGTAATTACACTATGTTTGATATGGTGAGGCCCATGGCGTACCCGCCGCACGCCGCCGCGCCACACGAATATAGATCTCACATCGAAAGACCGAACATGGTTCGATCGTTGTCCGGTTATGCCGCACCGACGCACGCACCGAAGGTGGAAGAAGCGCCGACCGAATCTGCCTGGGAGCGCGGACTGCGACACGCTAAAGAA ATGATGCGTAAAGCTAATAAGCGCAAAGAATCGGATATGGATTTCGAGGAAAAGAAGATGAATCTGAGCCTGGGACAGGACGAATTGGACAGAGAAGCGGGATACTACGTCAGAGCGGCTAGTCCCGAACCACCGGTTGAAAGATGGCCGCAGCGTGAAGCACCACGCAGAGTACCGTCCTCGAGAATCACGCCCGAGAGATATATCGAGGAGCCGGAAGGATATTATCCGCCTCCCGCGTCATCCGACTATTACAG cagGAGGGTGCACTATAAAGAGTCTCGTGAGTATCGAGAACGTATCGATTATCATGCGATCCCGCGTGGCACGCATTCAGTTTctccgccgccaccgccaccgccgccgccgccgcacaATCGTGACCGAGAGAGGGAACGCGACCGTGAACGCGAGAGGGAGCGGGATTACTACGAAAAATATGAGAAGAAGCACAAACGGCCGTCACGGGAGGTTATTGTCGAACGCATTCCACCGACGAAGCCTTGGCGGGAGGAGGAACCACCTCCTGCCGAAAGAGGCAGGGGCGACGAATGGGCGGATCCGTGGATGCGACGCAAATCCCCGAGCGCTGTGCGTCGCAAAACATCGTCTCGCCGATCACGCCGGCAGTCCTATTCTTCGGGTTCTTCTTACTCTTCAACGAg TTCTAGCCGTAGCTCCAGTCGTTCTAGCTACAGTTCTTACGACTCCCTATCCAGGTCCCGTTCGCCTTCTCCTCCCTCTAGAACCCGTTCCGCTGGCAAAAGCAAGACCGCAGTTATTAGTTCACCACCCGCGAATCCCCCGACCGTTGCGGCGACCGCGCCTCAACGCGGCGCTATGTTAATGAATCCTCCCGCTCCGTCTCCTCGTCCGCCAAAAGGCTCCATCTCTCCTACGGGCACGCTGCACCGACGAGCCGGACTGAACCCACCTGCGCCGAGCCCGTCTCAGCGTCATCACGACAAAGCCAGGGAACAGAAGACCGCCATGGCTGCGGCTGCCGTCGCCAAGATTATTAAAAGTCGCTCGAGATCTAG ATCGTCTCATAGCAGCTCTGGATCGGAAAGCAGTGGGAGTAGCAGCGACTCCAGCGAATCGAGCTATTCGTCATCCTCCAGCGAGCTGCGCAGAAGGAAGGGCTCGACGCCGCCGATCACGCGCAAGGACTCCAAAAGCATCGACGCTCTGAAGTTGAGCGGCGCGAAGCAGCAGATCAAACTCACATTGAAGCCTACGAGTAACACTACGGCGGTGAAGAAAATCGACCGTAGCGCACTTATGGCCGGCAAAAAGCGGAGTATCGAATCGCCGCCGATGATTGATAGCAAGGCGCAAGTGGCCGCAGCGGCGGCCAAGGCCGCGAAAAAGGCGAGCTCGCGCCGCGAAGAGTTACTGAAACAATTGAAGGCCGTGGAAGACGCGATTGCGCGTAAACGGTCGAAGGTTTGA
- the LOC105679603 gene encoding zinc finger CCCH domain-containing protein 18-like isoform X2, which produces MSDSGSESTSSEGFDGDRNRLAITVEVSSRYSHHSSGSERRKSAASSLSSAGKFPRSPLSGGDSPRSTPMSPKSQRSGIMSPSEEGSPRSIRSLSKSPSLSSPLSPTSPATPPSHSGNNSLDSPRSDRSMSRSPVQDNGSCLSPANDSKSMHFADAESKASDLEADAQRSADNSLKSYSYKNSGSRQSSPKSPRSGPSSVKSLISARSSPKSFKSGPASPMDDQESAAHSPVHSGPRSPEEEKNGSFHELDSEQISDGDIEDDAEPVCKSKPTPVTHSEDLSDVSDLESIDGPEGSTERNAEMEKEQGDKQEITNDGENTEKEGKIAPVGLTEESEQLDFEADGQWKDERDEGETETSLAKESKENAEKDSKDKDKDKAKSKDSGEMNDKEEGEEGEKEESELEEGELSDGDDARPEETEPRPVCRFYNRGQCTWGVSCRFLHPGVTDKGNYTMFDMVRPMAYPPHAAAPHEYRSHIERPNMVRSLSGYAAPTHAPKVEEAPTESAWERGLRHAKEMMRKANKRKESDMDFEEKKMNLSLGQDELDREAGYYVRAASPEPPVERWPQREAPRRVPSSRITPERYIEEPEGYYPPPASSDYYRRVHYKESREYRERIDYHAIPRGTHSVSPPPPPPPPPPHNRDRERERDRERERERDYYEKYEKKHKRPSREVIVERIPPTKPWREEEPPPAERGRGDEWADPWMRRKSPSAVRRKTSSRRSRRQSYSSGSSYSSTSSSRSSSRSSYSSYDSLSRSRSPSPPSRTRSAGKSKTAVISSPPANPPTVAATAPQRGAMLMNPPAPSPRPPKGSISPTGTLHRRAGLNPPAPSPSQRHHDKAREQKTAMAAAAVAKIIKSRSRSRSSHSSSGSESSGSSSDSSESSYSSSSSELRRRKGSTPPITRKDSKSIDALKLSGAKQQIKLTLKPTSNTTAVKKIDRSALMAGKKRSIESPPMIDSKAQVAAAAAKAAKKASSRREELLKQLKAVEDAIARKRSKV; this is translated from the exons ATGTCGGACTCTGGTTCAGAAAGTACATCCTCGGAGGGTTTTGACGGGGATAGGAATCGACTTGCTATCACGGTCGAGGTATCGTCGCGTTACTCCCATCACTCCTCGGGTTCCGAGCGACGGAAGTCCGCGGCGAGTTCCTTGTCCTCCGCCGGAAAATTTCCCAGATCACCGCTGTCGGGCGGGGACTCGCCGAGATCGACTCCGATGTCGCCCAAGTCGCAACGATCCGGAATAATGTCTCCCAGTGAAGAGGGCTCGCCGAGGTCGATCCGTAGTTTATCGAAATCCCCGTCGTTGTCGTCCCCTCTCTCGCCGACGTCTCCAGCCACGCCGCCGAGTCATTCGGGGAACAATTCTCTCGATTCGCCGCGATCGGATCGCAGCATGTCACGATCGCCTGTACAGGACAACGGATCGTGCCTCTCGCCCGCGAACGACTCGAAATCGATGCACTTCGCCGACGCCGAGTCGAAAGCGTCCGATTTGGAAGCGGACGCGCAGAGATCTGCCGATAATTCGTTAAAATCGTACTCGTACAAAAACAGCGGATCCAGACAAAGTTCGCCCAAGTCGCCCAGATCGGGCCCGAGTTCCGTCAAGTCTCTCATATCGGCGAGGAGTTCGCCGAAGTCGTTCAAATCCGGTCCGGCGTCTCCCATGGACGATCAAGAATCGGCGGCGCACTCGCCGGTGCATTCAGGCCCGCGCTCTCCCGAGGAAGAGAAGAACGGTTCCTTTCACGAATTGGACAGCGAGCAAATTTCAGACGGCGATATCGAGGATGATGCTGAGCCGGTGTGCAAATCGAAACCCACTCCTGTCACCCACAGCGAGGATCTGTCAGATGTTTCGGATCTCGAAAGCATCGACGGTCCCGAGGGCTCCACCGAACGAAATGCGGAGATGGAAAAGGAGCAGGGCGACAAGCAAGAAATCACGAACGACGGTGAAAATACGGAGAAGGAAGGCAAAATTGCGCCAGTCGGCTTGACGGAGGAAAGTGAACAATTGGACTTTGAAGCGGATGGTCAATGGAAGGATGAACGCGATGAAG gtGAAACTGAAACGTCACTCGCGAAAGAAAGTAAGGAGAATGCGGAGAAAGATAGTAAGGATAAAGACAAGGACAAAGCAAAATCAAAAGATTCCGGAGAGATGAATGACAAGGAAGAAGGGGAAGAGGGGGAGAAAGAGGAATCAGAATTGGAAGAAGGAGAACTTAGTGACGGCGACGACGCGCGGCCGGAAGAAACTGAGCCGAGACCTGTGTGTCGCTTTTATAATCGCGGACAGTGCACGTGGGGTGTTAGCTGTAGATTTCTGCATCCGGGAGTGACGGACAAAGGTAATTACACTATGTTTGATATGGTGAGGCCCATGGCGTACCCGCCGCACGCCGCCGCGCCACACGAATATAGATCTCACATCGAAAGACCGAACATGGTTCGATCGTTGTCCGGTTATGCCGCACCGACGCACGCACCGAAGGTGGAAGAAGCGCCGACCGAATCTGCCTGGGAGCGCGGACTGCGACACGCTAAAGAA ATGATGCGTAAAGCTAATAAGCGCAAAGAATCGGATATGGATTTCGAGGAAAAGAAGATGAATCTGAGCCTGGGACAGGACGAATTGGACAGAGAAGCGGGATACTACGTCAGAGCGGCTAGTCCCGAACCACCGGTTGAAAGATGGCCGCAGCGTGAAGCACCACGCAGAGTACCGTCCTCGAGAATCACGCCCGAGAGATATATCGAGGAGCCGGAAGGATATTATCCGCCTCCCGCGTCATCCGACTATTACAG GAGGGTGCACTATAAAGAGTCTCGTGAGTATCGAGAACGTATCGATTATCATGCGATCCCGCGTGGCACGCATTCAGTTTctccgccgccaccgccaccgccgccgccgccgcacaATCGTGACCGAGAGAGGGAACGCGACCGTGAACGCGAGAGGGAGCGGGATTACTACGAAAAATATGAGAAGAAGCACAAACGGCCGTCACGGGAGGTTATTGTCGAACGCATTCCACCGACGAAGCCTTGGCGGGAGGAGGAACCACCTCCTGCCGAAAGAGGCAGGGGCGACGAATGGGCGGATCCGTGGATGCGACGCAAATCCCCGAGCGCTGTGCGTCGCAAAACATCGTCTCGCCGATCACGCCGGCAGTCCTATTCTTCGGGTTCTTCTTACTCTTCAACGAg TTCTAGCCGTAGCTCCAGTCGTTCTAGCTACAGTTCTTACGACTCCCTATCCAGGTCCCGTTCGCCTTCTCCTCCCTCTAGAACCCGTTCCGCTGGCAAAAGCAAGACCGCAGTTATTAGTTCACCACCCGCGAATCCCCCGACCGTTGCGGCGACCGCGCCTCAACGCGGCGCTATGTTAATGAATCCTCCCGCTCCGTCTCCTCGTCCGCCAAAAGGCTCCATCTCTCCTACGGGCACGCTGCACCGACGAGCCGGACTGAACCCACCTGCGCCGAGCCCGTCTCAGCGTCATCACGACAAAGCCAGGGAACAGAAGACCGCCATGGCTGCGGCTGCCGTCGCCAAGATTATTAAAAGTCGCTCGAGATCTAG ATCGTCTCATAGCAGCTCTGGATCGGAAAGCAGTGGGAGTAGCAGCGACTCCAGCGAATCGAGCTATTCGTCATCCTCCAGCGAGCTGCGCAGAAGGAAGGGCTCGACGCCGCCGATCACGCGCAAGGACTCCAAAAGCATCGACGCTCTGAAGTTGAGCGGCGCGAAGCAGCAGATCAAACTCACATTGAAGCCTACGAGTAACACTACGGCGGTGAAGAAAATCGACCGTAGCGCACTTATGGCCGGCAAAAAGCGGAGTATCGAATCGCCGCCGATGATTGATAGCAAGGCGCAAGTGGCCGCAGCGGCGGCCAAGGCCGCGAAAAAGGCGAGCTCGCGCCGCGAAGAGTTACTGAAACAATTGAAGGCCGTGGAAGACGCGATTGCGCGTAAACGGTCGAAGGTTTGA
- the LOC105679603 gene encoding zinc finger CCCH domain-containing protein 18-like isoform X3: MSDSGSESTSSEGFDGDRNRLAITVEVSSRYSHHSSGSERRKSAASSLSSAGKFPRSPLSGGDSPRSTPMSPKSQRSGIMSPSEEGSPRSIRSLSKSPSLSSPLSPTSPATPPSHSGNNSLDSPRSDRSMSRSPVQDNGSCLSPANDSKSMHFADAESKASDLEADAQRSADNSLKSYSYKNSGSRQSSPKSPRSGPSSVKSLISARSSPKSFKSGPASPMDDQESAAHSPVHSGPRSPEEEKNGSFHELDSEQISDGDIEDDAEPVCKSKPTPVTHSEDLSDVSDLESIDGPEGSTERNAEMEKEQGDKQEITNDGENTEKEGKIAPVGLTEESEQLDFEADGQWKDERDEGETETSLAKESKENAEKDSKDKDKDKAKSKDSGEMNDKEEGEEGEKEESELEEGELSDGDDARPEETEPRPVCRFYNRGQCTWGVSCRFLHPGVTDKGNYTMFDMVRPMAYPPHAAAPHEYRSHIERPNMVRSLSGYAAPTHAPKVEEAPTESAWERGLRHAKEMMRKANKRKESDMDFEEKKMNLSLGQDELDREAGYYVRAASPEPPVERWPQREAPRRVPSSRITPERYIEEPEGYYPPPASSDYYSRRVHYKESREYRERIDYHAIPRGTHSVSPPPPPPPPPPHNRDRERERDRERERERDYYEKYEKKHKRPSREVIVERIPPTKPWREEEPPPAERGRGDEWADPWMRRKSPSAVRRKTSSRRSRRQSYSSGSSYSSTSSSRSSSRSSYSSYDSLSRSRSPSPPSRTRSAGKSKTAVISSPPANPPTVAATAPQRGAMLMNPPAPSPRPPKGSISPTGTLHRRAGLNPPAPSPSQRHHDKAREQKTAMAAAAVAKIIKSRSRSSSSGSESSGSSSDSSESSYSSSSSELRRRKGSTPPITRKDSKSIDALKLSGAKQQIKLTLKPTSNTTAVKKIDRSALMAGKKRSIESPPMIDSKAQVAAAAAKAAKKASSRREELLKQLKAVEDAIARKRSKV, encoded by the exons ATGTCGGACTCTGGTTCAGAAAGTACATCCTCGGAGGGTTTTGACGGGGATAGGAATCGACTTGCTATCACGGTCGAGGTATCGTCGCGTTACTCCCATCACTCCTCGGGTTCCGAGCGACGGAAGTCCGCGGCGAGTTCCTTGTCCTCCGCCGGAAAATTTCCCAGATCACCGCTGTCGGGCGGGGACTCGCCGAGATCGACTCCGATGTCGCCCAAGTCGCAACGATCCGGAATAATGTCTCCCAGTGAAGAGGGCTCGCCGAGGTCGATCCGTAGTTTATCGAAATCCCCGTCGTTGTCGTCCCCTCTCTCGCCGACGTCTCCAGCCACGCCGCCGAGTCATTCGGGGAACAATTCTCTCGATTCGCCGCGATCGGATCGCAGCATGTCACGATCGCCTGTACAGGACAACGGATCGTGCCTCTCGCCCGCGAACGACTCGAAATCGATGCACTTCGCCGACGCCGAGTCGAAAGCGTCCGATTTGGAAGCGGACGCGCAGAGATCTGCCGATAATTCGTTAAAATCGTACTCGTACAAAAACAGCGGATCCAGACAAAGTTCGCCCAAGTCGCCCAGATCGGGCCCGAGTTCCGTCAAGTCTCTCATATCGGCGAGGAGTTCGCCGAAGTCGTTCAAATCCGGTCCGGCGTCTCCCATGGACGATCAAGAATCGGCGGCGCACTCGCCGGTGCATTCAGGCCCGCGCTCTCCCGAGGAAGAGAAGAACGGTTCCTTTCACGAATTGGACAGCGAGCAAATTTCAGACGGCGATATCGAGGATGATGCTGAGCCGGTGTGCAAATCGAAACCCACTCCTGTCACCCACAGCGAGGATCTGTCAGATGTTTCGGATCTCGAAAGCATCGACGGTCCCGAGGGCTCCACCGAACGAAATGCGGAGATGGAAAAGGAGCAGGGCGACAAGCAAGAAATCACGAACGACGGTGAAAATACGGAGAAGGAAGGCAAAATTGCGCCAGTCGGCTTGACGGAGGAAAGTGAACAATTGGACTTTGAAGCGGATGGTCAATGGAAGGATGAACGCGATGAAG gtGAAACTGAAACGTCACTCGCGAAAGAAAGTAAGGAGAATGCGGAGAAAGATAGTAAGGATAAAGACAAGGACAAAGCAAAATCAAAAGATTCCGGAGAGATGAATGACAAGGAAGAAGGGGAAGAGGGGGAGAAAGAGGAATCAGAATTGGAAGAAGGAGAACTTAGTGACGGCGACGACGCGCGGCCGGAAGAAACTGAGCCGAGACCTGTGTGTCGCTTTTATAATCGCGGACAGTGCACGTGGGGTGTTAGCTGTAGATTTCTGCATCCGGGAGTGACGGACAAAGGTAATTACACTATGTTTGATATGGTGAGGCCCATGGCGTACCCGCCGCACGCCGCCGCGCCACACGAATATAGATCTCACATCGAAAGACCGAACATGGTTCGATCGTTGTCCGGTTATGCCGCACCGACGCACGCACCGAAGGTGGAAGAAGCGCCGACCGAATCTGCCTGGGAGCGCGGACTGCGACACGCTAAAGAA ATGATGCGTAAAGCTAATAAGCGCAAAGAATCGGATATGGATTTCGAGGAAAAGAAGATGAATCTGAGCCTGGGACAGGACGAATTGGACAGAGAAGCGGGATACTACGTCAGAGCGGCTAGTCCCGAACCACCGGTTGAAAGATGGCCGCAGCGTGAAGCACCACGCAGAGTACCGTCCTCGAGAATCACGCCCGAGAGATATATCGAGGAGCCGGAAGGATATTATCCGCCTCCCGCGTCATCCGACTATTACAG cagGAGGGTGCACTATAAAGAGTCTCGTGAGTATCGAGAACGTATCGATTATCATGCGATCCCGCGTGGCACGCATTCAGTTTctccgccgccaccgccaccgccgccgccgccgcacaATCGTGACCGAGAGAGGGAACGCGACCGTGAACGCGAGAGGGAGCGGGATTACTACGAAAAATATGAGAAGAAGCACAAACGGCCGTCACGGGAGGTTATTGTCGAACGCATTCCACCGACGAAGCCTTGGCGGGAGGAGGAACCACCTCCTGCCGAAAGAGGCAGGGGCGACGAATGGGCGGATCCGTGGATGCGACGCAAATCCCCGAGCGCTGTGCGTCGCAAAACATCGTCTCGCCGATCACGCCGGCAGTCCTATTCTTCGGGTTCTTCTTACTCTTCAACGAg TTCTAGCCGTAGCTCCAGTCGTTCTAGCTACAGTTCTTACGACTCCCTATCCAGGTCCCGTTCGCCTTCTCCTCCCTCTAGAACCCGTTCCGCTGGCAAAAGCAAGACCGCAGTTATTAGTTCACCACCCGCGAATCCCCCGACCGTTGCGGCGACCGCGCCTCAACGCGGCGCTATGTTAATGAATCCTCCCGCTCCGTCTCCTCGTCCGCCAAAAGGCTCCATCTCTCCTACGGGCACGCTGCACCGACGAGCCGGACTGAACCCACCTGCGCCGAGCCCGTCTCAGCGTCATCACGACAAAGCCAGGGAACAGAAGACCGCCATGGCTGCGGCTGCCGTCGCCAAGATTATTAAAAGTCGCTCGAGATCTAG CAGCTCTGGATCGGAAAGCAGTGGGAGTAGCAGCGACTCCAGCGAATCGAGCTATTCGTCATCCTCCAGCGAGCTGCGCAGAAGGAAGGGCTCGACGCCGCCGATCACGCGCAAGGACTCCAAAAGCATCGACGCTCTGAAGTTGAGCGGCGCGAAGCAGCAGATCAAACTCACATTGAAGCCTACGAGTAACACTACGGCGGTGAAGAAAATCGACCGTAGCGCACTTATGGCCGGCAAAAAGCGGAGTATCGAATCGCCGCCGATGATTGATAGCAAGGCGCAAGTGGCCGCAGCGGCGGCCAAGGCCGCGAAAAAGGCGAGCTCGCGCCGCGAAGAGTTACTGAAACAATTGAAGGCCGTGGAAGACGCGATTGCGCGTAAACGGTCGAAGGTTTGA